From one Rhineura floridana isolate rRhiFlo1 chromosome 4, rRhiFlo1.hap2, whole genome shotgun sequence genomic stretch:
- the LOC133383636 gene encoding sulfotransferase 6B1-like isoform X1, with product MTEKTFVDEIQKALEKSKGLNINELLFSYQGTLYPVTVCSAETFQTLENFETRKDDMVLVSYPKCGINWLILIVNDLVATTLKTKQENTELPFIECGDPEKYQRMKQFPSPRIVATHLHYNNLPKSIFKSKAKVLVLFRNPKDTAASFFRFHNNAPTIPSYNSWEEFFPKFMNGQVAWGSYFDHAVTWNKHMDNENVLVLTYEELKEDLVAGVKQIAEFFGFTATAEQIQSVADRTAFQAVQDRSQETHGVVGPLLFRKGVVGDWKSLFDATQSQKMDAKFKECLAGTKLGAKLKYDVYCKA from the exons ATGACTGAGAAAACATTTGTAGACGAAATACAGAAAGCGCTGGAAAAGTCTAAAGGCCTTAACATCAATGAGCTGCTGTTTTCCTATCAGGGAACGCTCTACCCAGTCACTGTCTGCAGTGCAGAAACATTCCAAACCCTGGAGAACTTCGAAACCAGAAAAGATGACATGGTGTTGGTGTCTTACCCCAAGTGTG GTATTAATTGGCTCATTCTAATTGTGAATGATCTGGTTGCTACAACTTTGAAAACTAAGCAGGAGAACACAGAGCTACCATTTATTGAGTGTGGAGATCCAGAAAAATATCAG aggatgaAACAGTTTCCATCTCCAAGGATTGTAGCCACACACCTCCATTACAACAATCTTCCCAAGTCCATCTTCAAAAGTAAAGCCAAG GTACTGGTGTTGTTTCGAAATCCTAAAGATACGGCTGCATCATTTTTTCGTTTTCACAACAATGCTCCAACCATTCCCAGTTATAACTCTTGGGAGGAGTTTTTTCCAAAATTTATGAATGGTCAAG TTGCCTGGGGGTCCTATTTTGACCACGCAGTCACTTGGAACAAACACATGGATAATGAAAATGTTCTAGTTCTGACATATGAAGAATTAAAAGAG GACCTGGTTGCTGGAGTGAAGCAAATAGCTGAATTCTTTGGTTTCACTGCTACTGCGGAGCAAATTCAGTCTGTTGCAGACAGGACTGCCTTCCAAGCAGTACAGGACAGATCACAGGAGACACATGGTGTGGTTGGCCCACTGCTCTTCCGAAAAG gTGTAGTAGGTGACTGGAAGAGCCTTTTTGATGCAACTCAGAGCCAGAAAATGGATGCTAAATTTAAGGAGTGTTTAGCAGGAACTAAGCTGGGAGCAAAGCTGAAGTATGATGTATACTGCAAAGCCTGA
- the LOC133383636 gene encoding sulfotransferase 6B1-like isoform X2, with product MVLVSYPKCGINWLILIVNDLVATTLKTKQENTELPFIECGDPEKYQRMKQFPSPRIVATHLHYNNLPKSIFKSKAKVLVLFRNPKDTAASFFRFHNNAPTIPSYNSWEEFFPKFMNGQVAWGSYFDHAVTWNKHMDNENVLVLTYEELKEDLVAGVKQIAEFFGFTATAEQIQSVADRTAFQAVQDRSQETHGVVGPLLFRKGVVGDWKSLFDATQSQKMDAKFKECLAGTKLGAKLKYDVYCKA from the exons ATGGTGTTGGTGTCTTACCCCAAGTGTG GTATTAATTGGCTCATTCTAATTGTGAATGATCTGGTTGCTACAACTTTGAAAACTAAGCAGGAGAACACAGAGCTACCATTTATTGAGTGTGGAGATCCAGAAAAATATCAG aggatgaAACAGTTTCCATCTCCAAGGATTGTAGCCACACACCTCCATTACAACAATCTTCCCAAGTCCATCTTCAAAAGTAAAGCCAAG GTACTGGTGTTGTTTCGAAATCCTAAAGATACGGCTGCATCATTTTTTCGTTTTCACAACAATGCTCCAACCATTCCCAGTTATAACTCTTGGGAGGAGTTTTTTCCAAAATTTATGAATGGTCAAG TTGCCTGGGGGTCCTATTTTGACCACGCAGTCACTTGGAACAAACACATGGATAATGAAAATGTTCTAGTTCTGACATATGAAGAATTAAAAGAG GACCTGGTTGCTGGAGTGAAGCAAATAGCTGAATTCTTTGGTTTCACTGCTACTGCGGAGCAAATTCAGTCTGTTGCAGACAGGACTGCCTTCCAAGCAGTACAGGACAGATCACAGGAGACACATGGTGTGGTTGGCCCACTGCTCTTCCGAAAAG gTGTAGTAGGTGACTGGAAGAGCCTTTTTGATGCAACTCAGAGCCAGAAAATGGATGCTAAATTTAAGGAGTGTTTAGCAGGAACTAAGCTGGGAGCAAAGCTGAAGTATGATGTATACTGCAAAGCCTGA